One window of Saccharopolyspora phatthalungensis genomic DNA carries:
- a CDS encoding tyrosine-type recombinase/integrase codes for MIPIIAEDDTTKLLDACKVRDFAGIRDTALIRLYATAGARLSEIVLLSLEDIDMATESIRIHGKAGKDRQVRFGPKTGRALSRYLRARAKHPGAHLPALWLAVRGGRALQPNGVKLRLRRLIAVRAGPLRLPHCRPRLRRAATADDRP; via the coding sequence TTGATCCCGATCATCGCCGAGGATGACACGACGAAACTGCTGGACGCCTGCAAAGTACGTGACTTCGCCGGTATCCGCGATACCGCGCTCATCCGCCTGTACGCCACCGCCGGTGCGCGCCTCTCCGAAATCGTCCTGTTGTCCCTTGAGGACATTGACATGGCCACCGAGTCCATCCGCATCCACGGCAAGGCAGGCAAAGACCGGCAGGTCCGGTTCGGCCCGAAAACTGGGCGGGCGCTAAGCCGCTACCTACGCGCCCGGGCCAAACACCCCGGAGCGCACCTGCCCGCGCTGTGGCTTGCGGTGCGGGGCGGCCGGGCCTTGCAACCCAACGGGGTCAAACTCCGCCTACGGCGCCTGATCGCGGTCCGTGCTGGTCCGCTTCGCCTACCTCACTGTCGCCCACGCCTTCGCCGCGCTGCGACTGCCGATGACCGACCGTGA
- a CDS encoding ISL3 family transposase produces MRIEASTLAGRVACPGCGTLSDRVHSRYERRLSDTAISGREALIRLRVRRLFCDNPECSKKTFAEAVSELAARYARRTTALERVLCAVALALGGRAGARLTQRLAAAVSRMTLLRMVRALPDPEYATPRVLGVDDFALRRGHRYGTILIDVESSRPVDVLTDRTAETLTAWLHAHPGVEIVCRDRAGAYAEGAREGAPDALQVADRWHVWNNLAGAVERTVARHQECLSAAVDTVTESGPDPDADHQHGQDDQVTAPVQPAQPEDRTDRIATRTRERYTAIHALLAEGVGIRAISARLGLARGTVRRFTRAETVGELLTRNGTGRRPSLLEEFKPYLHQRWGDGCTNAAALFAEIKARGYRGGQKIVREYLRPFRAAGRTPEPPPKPPSVRRVVGWIMSDPSNMDEEDQRRLDAILATSSQLAALAGHVRAFATMMCGLRGHELEEWMAAVDADDQPGLHSFVVGLRRDQDAVTAGLTLPYNSGPVEGHVNRIKMIKRQMFGRAKADLLRKRILLSD; encoded by the coding sequence GTGCGGATCGAGGCGAGCACGCTGGCCGGCCGTGTGGCGTGTCCTGGCTGCGGAACGCTGTCCGATCGGGTGCACAGCCGCTACGAACGGCGGTTGTCTGACACCGCGATCTCCGGCCGGGAGGCACTGATTCGGCTGCGAGTCCGTCGATTGTTCTGCGATAACCCCGAATGCTCCAAGAAGACCTTCGCCGAAGCGGTGTCGGAGTTGGCGGCTCGCTACGCCCGGCGCACCACAGCGCTGGAGCGGGTGTTGTGTGCGGTCGCGCTGGCGTTGGGTGGTCGCGCCGGGGCCCGGTTGACCCAGCGCCTGGCCGCCGCGGTCAGCCGGATGACGTTGCTGCGTATGGTTCGTGCCCTGCCCGACCCCGAATACGCGACTCCTCGGGTGCTGGGCGTGGACGACTTCGCTCTGCGCAGGGGCCACCGCTACGGCACGATCCTGATCGATGTCGAGTCCAGCCGCCCGGTCGACGTGCTCACCGACCGCACCGCCGAGACACTGACCGCGTGGTTACATGCCCATCCTGGTGTGGAGATCGTCTGCCGGGACCGGGCCGGCGCCTACGCCGAGGGCGCCCGCGAAGGCGCACCTGATGCGCTGCAGGTGGCCGACAGGTGGCACGTGTGGAACAACCTTGCCGGCGCGGTGGAGCGCACCGTCGCCCGACACCAGGAATGCCTGAGTGCAGCGGTGGACACGGTCACCGAGTCCGGCCCCGATCCTGACGCTGATCACCAGCACGGCCAAGACGATCAGGTCACGGCGCCGGTGCAGCCTGCCCAGCCCGAGGACAGAACGGATCGGATCGCGACCCGAACTCGGGAGCGCTACACCGCCATCCATGCCTTGCTGGCCGAAGGCGTGGGCATCAGAGCAATCTCTGCCCGGCTTGGCCTGGCACGCGGGACCGTGCGCCGATTCACCCGCGCCGAAACGGTAGGGGAACTGCTGACCCGTAACGGCACCGGACGACGACCGAGCCTGTTGGAGGAATTCAAGCCCTACCTGCACCAACGCTGGGGCGACGGGTGCACCAATGCCGCTGCCCTGTTCGCTGAGATCAAGGCACGCGGCTACCGCGGTGGCCAGAAGATCGTGCGCGAGTACCTGCGCCCGTTCCGCGCCGCAGGCCGCACTCCCGAACCGCCCCCAAAGCCGCCTTCAGTGCGGCGGGTCGTGGGTTGGATCATGAGCGATCCGTCCAACATGGACGAAGAAGACCAACGCCGGCTCGACGCCATTCTCGCCACCAGCTCACAACTCGCCGCGCTTGCTGGTCATGTCCGTGCCTTCGCCACCATGATGTGCGGCCTCCGCGGCCACGAACTGGAGGAATGGATGGCCGCCGTCGACGCCGACGACCAACCCGGCTTGCACTCCTTCGTCGTCGGCCTCCGACGCGACCAGGACGCCGTCACCGCCGGACTAACCCTGCCCTACAACAGCGGCCCGGTCGAAGGCCACGTCAACCGCATAAAAATGATCAAAAGGCAGATGTTCGGCCGAGCCAAGGCCGACCTGCTCCGCAAGCGCATCCTGCTCAGCGACTGA
- a CDS encoding NAD-dependent epimerase/dehydratase family protein, which translates to MEASQKPQRVAVVGATGNIGTSVVDALDTDPAIATIISLSRREPPVTSTKVRWERTDITEDDLAARFASADVVIHLAWLFQPTHDPTTTWRNNVLGSIRVFEAVAAAGVPSLVYASSVAAYSPGPKTQPIDEKWPTHGWPTAAYSREKAYLERYLDSFEGQHPNIRLLRMRTAFCFKPESASQQRRLFMGPLLMNRLVRPDLLPALPTPEGLRFQAVHSKDAGEAYRLATQSSSTGAFNIAADPLIDSKVLGDLFGKQTVGIPPRLARTALSAAWNLHLVPASPGLFDTLLRLPIMDTSRIRGELGWTPQRSSTDAVNDFLHGLHEAAGGNSPPLQPHIPGGRLHELRTGVGQRP; encoded by the coding sequence ATGGAAGCATCCCAAAAACCTCAGCGCGTTGCCGTCGTCGGGGCGACCGGGAACATCGGAACCAGTGTGGTCGATGCGCTCGACACCGACCCGGCCATCGCCACGATCATTTCCCTTTCCCGCCGCGAGCCTCCCGTCACCAGTACGAAGGTCCGGTGGGAACGCACCGACATTACCGAAGACGATCTGGCGGCGCGCTTTGCCTCCGCAGATGTCGTCATCCACCTCGCATGGTTGTTCCAACCCACTCACGACCCGACCACGACCTGGCGCAACAATGTGCTCGGCAGCATCCGGGTGTTCGAAGCGGTCGCCGCCGCCGGCGTTCCGAGCCTCGTGTACGCATCCTCGGTCGCCGCCTACAGTCCAGGGCCGAAGACACAGCCGATCGACGAGAAATGGCCGACGCACGGGTGGCCGACTGCCGCGTATAGCCGGGAAAAAGCCTATCTGGAACGCTACCTCGATTCCTTCGAAGGACAACATCCCAACATCCGGTTACTCCGAATGCGAACCGCATTCTGCTTCAAGCCGGAGTCGGCCTCTCAGCAACGTCGTCTCTTCATGGGCCCCTTGCTGATGAACCGGCTCGTCAGACCCGACCTGCTACCAGCGCTGCCCACACCTGAAGGCCTACGGTTTCAGGCAGTGCACAGCAAGGATGCCGGGGAGGCATACCGGCTGGCTACGCAATCCAGCAGCACCGGGGCTTTCAACATCGCCGCTGACCCTCTCATTGATTCCAAGGTGCTCGGCGACCTCTTCGGCAAGCAAACGGTGGGCATCCCCCCGCGATTGGCCCGAACAGCCCTTTCCGCGGCTTGGAACCTGCACCTCGTTCCCGCTTCGCCCGGCCTGTTCGACACCTTGCTCCGGCTTCCCATCATGGACACCTCACGAATCCGCGGCGAACTGGGGTGGACCCCGCAGCGCAGCTCCACGGACGCCGTTAACGATTTCCTCCACGGCTTGCACGAAGCTGCTGGAGGAAATAGCCCACCACTACAACCCCACATCCCTGGAGGACGTCTGCACGAGCTCCGCACGGGGGTCGGCCAACGCCCCTGA
- a CDS encoding DMT family transporter has translation MLVAALLNATASVLQRHAAKKLPQLSAFSPTMLLDLARHPSWTLGIATMTAGFVLHGVSISVSRIALVQPLLIAELPFTLLLASWVFRLRIQSRDWLAIAMASVGLATFVACLSPEGGDPRVSTTAWALGIAVTIAPIAVLVVLGYRGRREHRAALLGIATGTAFGLNSALIAGVGAELSHGGSLLTTWQTYGIAVLGPVSFFLLQNALHAGNLFASQPGFTLVNPLVSVAWGLAVFGEYGRGGLFLIGVLLGTAFLIAATIMLSQSPLLDPDAPGHQQHR, from the coding sequence ATGCTCGTTGCGGCCTTGTTGAACGCAACGGCATCCGTGCTGCAACGCCACGCCGCCAAGAAACTACCTCAGTTGTCGGCGTTCTCCCCCACGATGCTCCTCGACTTGGCACGTCATCCCAGCTGGACACTGGGCATCGCCACCATGACCGCCGGATTCGTACTGCACGGCGTGTCGATCTCGGTATCCCGGATCGCGCTCGTACAACCACTGTTGATCGCCGAGCTTCCCTTCACGCTCCTGCTGGCATCCTGGGTGTTCCGGCTGCGAATCCAGAGCCGGGACTGGCTGGCCATCGCAATGGCCTCGGTAGGCCTCGCCACCTTCGTGGCCTGCCTGAGCCCGGAAGGCGGTGACCCCCGGGTATCTACCACGGCGTGGGCACTGGGCATCGCAGTGACCATCGCCCCGATCGCGGTACTGGTCGTGCTGGGCTACCGCGGCCGACGTGAACACCGGGCCGCACTGCTCGGCATCGCCACGGGCACGGCGTTCGGATTGAACTCCGCCCTGATCGCAGGCGTCGGCGCGGAACTGAGCCACGGCGGCAGCCTGCTCACGACCTGGCAGACCTACGGCATCGCAGTCCTGGGTCCTGTGTCGTTCTTCCTTCTCCAAAACGCGCTGCACGCAGGCAACCTCTTCGCCTCCCAGCCGGGGTTCACTCTGGTCAACCCCCTGGTGTCAGTAGCATGGGGACTTGCGGTGTTCGGCGAATACGGCCGGGGCGGACTGTTCCTGATCGGCGTTCTCCTCGGTACGGCGTTCCTCATCGCCGCAACGATCATGCTCTCTCAATCGCCCCTGCTCGACCCGGATGCGCCCGGACACCAACAGCACCGGTGA
- a CDS encoding plasmid stabilization protein, with protein MPQQAWNKKQERQYEHIKKQTKERGSSEERAEEIAARTVNKDRAQKGQARQQSKTSTQDIPPQRRGGIRSGNRYGPGGRTKEQLYEDARRQNIKGRSKMSKEQLEQALSRS; from the coding sequence ATGCCCCAGCAAGCATGGAACAAGAAGCAAGAGCGACAGTACGAACACATCAAGAAGCAGACCAAGGAACGCGGTTCGAGTGAGGAGCGCGCCGAGGAGATCGCCGCGCGTACCGTCAACAAGGACCGCGCACAGAAGGGGCAGGCGCGACAGCAGAGCAAGACCTCGACGCAGGACATCCCGCCGCAGCGCCGTGGCGGAATCCGCTCGGGCAACCGGTACGGGCCGGGCGGTCGTACCAAGGAGCAACTCTACGAAGACGCACGGCGTCAGAACATCAAGGGACGCTCCAAGATGAGCAAGGAGCAGCTGGAGCAAGCTCTTTCACGAAGCTGA
- the gvpJ gene encoding gas vesicle protein GvpJ, with the protein MIDLILDKGLVIDAFVRVSLVGIQVATIDARVVAAGVDTYLRFAEATNRLDLELKGGKDIAQLTEGTSQSGDDTSKRMTDAKPRTADDGEKREKQAAHRREPRGESDSRRRER; encoded by the coding sequence GTGATCGACCTGATCCTGGACAAGGGACTGGTCATCGATGCCTTCGTTCGAGTGTCACTTGTGGGAATCCAGGTGGCGACGATCGATGCGCGCGTCGTCGCGGCCGGTGTGGACACCTACCTGCGGTTCGCCGAAGCAACCAACAGGCTGGATTTGGAGCTAAAGGGCGGCAAGGACATCGCACAGCTGACGGAGGGCACCTCACAAAGCGGCGACGACACGAGCAAAAGGATGACCGACGCTAAGCCTCGCACCGCCGACGACGGGGAGAAGCGAGAGAAACAAGCCGCTCACCGTCGTGAACCGCGTGGGGAATCGGATAGTCGCAGGCGTGAGCGATGA
- a CDS encoding PP2C family protein-serine/threonine phosphatase, translating to MRASAKSSDDTQTRLRRIELVTDSALAHLEPDDLLRELLHRVRDVLEVDTAAVMLYEPTSKVLIASAAVGIEDEVLQGVRIPVDSAFASTIAARRRPPILDSAQDPTLIRPVLREHGIRSLLGAPMLTGGETVGVLYIGAYQHRRFSEPDIHLLQLVADRIALATRASTSRTERTAARVLQHSLMPTRLPAVTGLTLDARYVPGAAPSIGGDWYDVFALPSGRIGIVIGDVVGNGLPAAVIMGRLRSALRAYALDNENPAQVLRKLDRKATHFEPNAMATVGYAVYQPATCQLQVSLAGHLAPALAGPSQHGRLAPVPVDPPIGLGVTRRTRRTSTLELPPDGVVCFYTDGLVEHRNTSIDDGLRRLCKAITPAPATTVCTTVMNEMVGAEPPTDDVALLTISRIE from the coding sequence ATGCGGGCTTCGGCCAAATCGTCCGACGACACACAGACGCGGCTACGACGCATCGAGCTTGTCACCGACAGCGCGCTCGCGCACCTCGAGCCCGACGACCTGCTGCGTGAACTGCTGCACCGCGTCCGGGACGTACTAGAGGTCGACACCGCCGCAGTGATGCTCTACGAACCCACCAGCAAGGTACTGATCGCCTCCGCCGCAGTAGGCATCGAAGACGAAGTCCTCCAAGGCGTCCGCATCCCGGTCGACAGCGCATTCGCCAGCACGATCGCCGCCCGGCGCCGCCCACCGATCCTGGACAGCGCCCAAGACCCGACCCTGATCAGACCCGTGCTCCGCGAACACGGCATCCGCTCACTACTCGGTGCCCCGATGCTCACCGGCGGCGAGACCGTCGGCGTGCTCTACATCGGCGCCTACCAACACCGCCGCTTCAGCGAACCCGACATCCACCTGCTTCAACTCGTCGCCGACCGCATCGCACTGGCCACCCGAGCCAGCACCTCCCGCACCGAACGCACCGCCGCCAGGGTCCTCCAACACAGCCTGATGCCCACCCGCCTGCCCGCCGTAACGGGCCTCACCCTCGACGCACGCTACGTCCCAGGCGCCGCCCCGAGCATCGGCGGCGACTGGTACGACGTCTTCGCACTCCCATCCGGCCGCATCGGCATCGTCATCGGAGACGTGGTCGGCAACGGCCTACCGGCAGCCGTCATCATGGGCCGACTGCGCAGCGCCCTGCGCGCCTACGCCCTGGACAACGAGAACCCCGCCCAAGTCCTCCGCAAACTCGACCGCAAAGCGACCCACTTCGAACCGAACGCGATGGCCACCGTCGGCTACGCGGTGTACCAACCAGCGACCTGCCAGCTCCAGGTCTCGCTAGCCGGGCACCTCGCGCCCGCACTGGCCGGCCCCAGCCAACACGGCCGACTCGCCCCAGTACCAGTCGACCCACCAATCGGCCTCGGCGTCACCCGCCGCACCCGCCGCACCAGCACACTGGAACTCCCCCCAGACGGAGTCGTCTGCTTCTACACCGACGGCCTCGTCGAACACCGCAACACCTCGATCGACGACGGCCTACGCCGACTCTGCAAAGCCATCACGCCCGCACCAGCCACCACCGTATGCACCACCGTCATGAACGAAATGGTCGGCGCCGAACCCCCAACCGACGACGTCGCGCTGCTTACCATCAGCCGCATCGAATGA
- a CDS encoding IS701 family transposase, protein MLPAELDAVRDRLEEFAGEVFTSFVRSEQRANGGLYLRGLMLDGRRKSMQPMAERLGVDHQRLQQFITSSTWDYAVVRRRLAARAVQVVCPEAFVLDDTGHLKDGEASPGVARQYTGTAGKVTNCQVAVSVHAVTDACSAALDWRLFLPQSWDDECATGAEAERIAARRARCGIPEDQGYRPKWRLVLEMLDELAAWGHIPPVVVGDAGYGDNATFRCELGARGLPYVMAVKAAATAHPADAEPVAASYSGRGRRPAPRYQDTPATLRDLVLAAGRTGLRWVTWRQGTKKTQGNPTAAMRSRFLALRVRPANRDIPREADGSLPVCWLLVEWPPREPEPTDYWISTLPEDTPVRELVRLAKIRWRIEHDYRELKTGLGLTHFEGRSFTGWHRHVTLTSAAHLFLTELRLTSPKAPGAA, encoded by the coding sequence ATGCTGCCGGCTGAGCTTGACGCTGTCCGTGACCGTTTGGAGGAATTCGCGGGTGAGGTGTTCACGTCGTTCGTCCGTAGTGAGCAGCGGGCGAATGGTGGGCTGTATCTGCGGGGGCTGATGCTGGACGGGCGGCGTAAGTCGATGCAGCCGATGGCCGAGCGGTTGGGGGTGGATCATCAGCGGTTGCAGCAGTTCATCACGTCCTCGACGTGGGATTATGCGGTGGTGCGGCGGCGGTTGGCGGCGCGGGCGGTGCAGGTGGTGTGCCCGGAGGCGTTCGTGCTGGATGACACCGGGCATCTCAAGGACGGCGAGGCCTCGCCGGGGGTGGCCCGGCAGTACACCGGCACGGCGGGCAAGGTCACCAACTGCCAGGTCGCGGTGAGCGTGCACGCGGTCACCGATGCCTGTTCGGCCGCGCTGGACTGGCGGTTGTTTCTCCCGCAGAGCTGGGATGATGAGTGCGCGACCGGCGCCGAGGCCGAACGCATCGCCGCCCGGCGGGCACGTTGCGGCATTCCTGAGGATCAGGGGTATCGCCCGAAGTGGCGGCTGGTGTTGGAGATGCTCGACGAACTGGCCGCCTGGGGGCACATTCCGCCGGTGGTGGTCGGTGATGCCGGCTACGGCGATAACGCGACCTTCCGGTGCGAACTGGGCGCACGAGGACTGCCGTATGTGATGGCCGTCAAGGCGGCCGCCACCGCTCATCCCGCAGACGCCGAGCCGGTGGCCGCGTCGTATTCCGGCCGGGGACGGCGGCCCGCACCCCGCTACCAGGACACGCCCGCCACGTTGCGGGATCTCGTGCTCGCCGCCGGACGCACGGGCCTGCGGTGGGTGACCTGGCGGCAGGGAACCAAGAAAACCCAGGGCAATCCCACCGCTGCGATGCGCTCTCGGTTCCTGGCCCTGCGGGTGCGGCCGGCCAACCGCGATATTCCCCGGGAGGCTGACGGCAGTCTGCCGGTGTGCTGGCTGCTGGTCGAATGGCCGCCCCGCGAGCCCGAACCCACCGACTACTGGATCTCCACCCTGCCCGAGGACACCCCGGTGCGTGAGCTGGTGAGGCTGGCCAAGATCCGGTGGCGCATCGAACACGACTACCGGGAACTCAAGACCGGGCTCGGGCTCACCCACTTCGAAGGGCGTTCCTTCACCGGCTGGCACCGCCACGTCACCCTCACCTCCGCCGCCCATCTGTTCCTCACCGAACTCCGGTTGACCAGCCCAAAAGCACCTGGGGCGGCCTGA
- a CDS encoding phosphate signaling complex PhoU family protein, translating into MREEFYGELAQLADQLSNLSDMAAVAMRQATHAMLANDIVQAREVIAADINVDQAANECEEHAQSLLALQAPVATELRTILATLYCTSNIERMGDLAAHVASSVKFSHPKPAIPPELRGNFSELGQLTIGMAEHLRDLITGSAVGGFTELQRTDDTVDTLCADVLTTVTSQTWPHGVRMATNAALLVRFFERFADQAVDTARRLEFAATGILPR; encoded by the coding sequence ATGCGCGAGGAATTTTACGGGGAGTTGGCGCAGCTAGCCGACCAATTGAGCAACCTCAGCGACATGGCCGCCGTGGCGATGCGCCAGGCCACTCATGCGATGCTCGCCAACGACATCGTGCAGGCCCGGGAAGTCATCGCCGCTGACATCAACGTGGACCAAGCAGCCAACGAGTGCGAGGAACACGCACAATCGCTGCTAGCCCTGCAAGCCCCAGTCGCCACGGAGCTGCGCACCATCCTGGCAACTCTGTACTGCACCTCGAATATCGAACGCATGGGCGATCTAGCGGCGCACGTTGCCAGTAGCGTCAAGTTCAGCCACCCTAAGCCCGCAATCCCTCCCGAGCTACGCGGCAACTTTTCAGAACTGGGCCAGCTCACAATCGGCATGGCTGAACACCTTCGCGATCTCATCACGGGTTCGGCCGTCGGCGGGTTCACTGAACTCCAACGCACCGACGACACGGTCGACACACTCTGTGCCGATGTCCTGACCACCGTCACCAGCCAAACATGGCCACATGGGGTGCGCATGGCGACGAATGCGGCGCTGCTGGTCCGGTTCTTTGAACGCTTCGCCGACCAGGCCGTCGACACAGCGCGTCGCCTCGAATTCGCCGCCACAGGCATTCTCCCAAGGTAG
- a CDS encoding alpha/beta fold hydrolase, whose amino-acid sequence MVPNAWAEEVTRLLPRGRLRTWPGTAHMVPFADPAGLAEALDEFVSEVDR is encoded by the coding sequence ATGGTGCCCAACGCCTGGGCGGAGGAAGTCACCCGCCTGCTCCCCAGGGGACGACTACGAACCTGGCCGGGCACCGCCCACATGGTTCCCTTCGCCGACCCAGCCGGTCTCGCCGAAGCGCTCGACGAATTCGTCTCGGAGGTGGATCGGTGA
- a CDS encoding endonuclease: protein MSGKIETLLDQAGTTYAAEAGIKLADKPTALHRLLVLSVLLSARIKADIAVAAARELSKFSTPRKMYEARWQERVDALGRGHYVRYDESTATALGQDAELLLERYKGDLRNLRAQAGGDVRKLKRLLTEFPKLGPVGADIFCREAQAVWPELRPYFDKKALDGAAKIGLPKNSHELSESVSGDDLARLAAACVRVTLEKGLAEKVKNATSES, encoded by the coding sequence ATGTCCGGAAAGATCGAAACACTGCTCGACCAGGCCGGCACAACATATGCGGCGGAGGCCGGGATCAAGCTTGCCGACAAACCAACGGCGCTGCACAGGCTCCTGGTACTCTCCGTCCTGCTGTCCGCGCGGATCAAGGCTGACATCGCGGTAGCGGCGGCGCGGGAACTCAGCAAGTTCAGCACGCCACGCAAGATGTACGAAGCCCGGTGGCAGGAACGAGTAGACGCGCTGGGACGAGGGCATTACGTGCGCTACGACGAGAGCACCGCGACCGCGCTGGGGCAGGACGCGGAACTGCTCCTGGAACGCTACAAAGGCGATCTCCGGAATCTGCGTGCACAGGCAGGTGGTGATGTCCGGAAACTCAAGCGGCTTCTCACCGAGTTTCCGAAGCTCGGCCCCGTCGGCGCCGACATATTCTGTCGCGAGGCGCAAGCCGTCTGGCCCGAACTGCGCCCGTACTTCGACAAGAAAGCGCTGGACGGCGCGGCCAAGATCGGCTTGCCGAAGAACTCACACGAACTTTCGGAGTCCGTGTCCGGCGATGACCTCGCCCGGCTCGCCGCCGCATGCGTCCGGGTAACGCTGGAGAAAGGACTGGCCGAGAAGGTCAAGAACGCCACCAGCGAGTCCTGA
- a CDS encoding MFS transporter — translation MVDERQAKRAVAAAAIGNTMEWFDFGVYSYIAVVISQVFFPPTSSTAQLLSTFATFAVAFLVRPLGGFFFGPLGDRIGRRKVLATTMVTMALGTLAIGLIPSYATIGLWAPVLLLVARLVQGFSTGGEYGGAATFVSEYSPDRRRGFMASWLEFGTLAGYSLGAALVTVLTVTMTPQDLTGWGWRIPFLVAGPLGIIGLYLRFRLEETPAYRKSSESEQPRTAATFRDLRTIFGRHWRPMLKCLGLVLVFNVTNYMVTAYMPTYLSSVLGFQHTSSLTLVLVTMVLMMGLIVILGRYSDRIGRLPIAGVGSVALIALTFPAFLLLSQGTVAAVLGGLLVLGLTLVCFSSTMPSTLPALFPTDIRYGAVSVGFNISVALFGGTTPLVAEALVAATGMKSAPAFLLVAAGAVGLVAVYFTHEPAGRSLPGSGPTATSRREARKRVREEENEQG, via the coding sequence ATGGTGGACGAGCGGCAGGCGAAACGCGCCGTTGCAGCCGCCGCGATCGGCAACACCATGGAATGGTTCGACTTCGGTGTCTACAGCTACATCGCTGTGGTCATCAGCCAGGTGTTCTTCCCTCCGACGAGCTCAACCGCGCAATTGCTGTCCACCTTCGCCACGTTCGCCGTGGCGTTTCTGGTGCGGCCGTTGGGCGGCTTCTTCTTCGGCCCGCTGGGCGACCGCATCGGCAGACGCAAGGTGTTGGCCACCACGATGGTCACCATGGCGCTGGGGACATTGGCGATCGGGCTGATCCCCAGTTACGCGACGATCGGGCTCTGGGCACCGGTACTCCTGCTCGTGGCTCGGCTGGTGCAGGGTTTCTCCACCGGTGGCGAGTACGGCGGGGCGGCGACGTTCGTCTCCGAGTACTCGCCGGACCGGCGGCGCGGGTTCATGGCGAGCTGGCTGGAGTTCGGCACGCTGGCCGGGTACTCGCTAGGTGCCGCGCTCGTGACCGTGCTGACTGTCACCATGACCCCGCAGGACCTGACCGGTTGGGGATGGCGGATCCCGTTCCTGGTGGCCGGGCCGTTGGGAATCATCGGCCTGTACCTGCGTTTCCGGCTCGAAGAGACCCCGGCATACCGCAAGTCCTCCGAAAGCGAGCAGCCGCGGACCGCGGCGACCTTCCGCGACCTCCGCACCATCTTCGGCCGCCATTGGCGCCCCATGCTGAAATGCCTCGGCCTGGTTTTGGTCTTCAACGTGACCAACTACATGGTGACCGCCTACATGCCCACCTACTTGTCCTCCGTCCTCGGCTTCCAGCACACCAGCTCGCTCACGTTGGTGCTGGTGACGATGGTGCTGATGATGGGCCTGATCGTGATCCTCGGCCGGTACTCCGACCGCATCGGCCGACTGCCGATCGCCGGTGTCGGCAGCGTTGCGTTGATCGCGCTGACCTTTCCCGCATTCCTGCTGCTCAGCCAGGGCACCGTGGCCGCGGTGCTCGGCGGTCTGCTCGTTCTTGGCCTGACGCTGGTCTGCTTCAGCAGCACGATGCCATCGACCCTGCCCGCTCTGTTTCCCACGGACATTCGCTACGGCGCGGTGTCCGTGGGGTTCAACATCTCGGTCGCCTTGTTCGGCGGTACCACCCCGTTGGTCGCCGAGGCGCTCGTCGCCGCGACCGGCATGAAGTCGGCCCCCGCCTTCCTGCTCGTTGCGGCCGGTGCAGTCGGTCTGGTAGCCGTGTACTTCACACACGAGCCCGCAGGACGTTCGTTGCCCGGTTCAGGGCCGACCGCGACCAGCCGCCGCGAAGCGCGGAAACGCGTAAGAGAAGAGGAGAACGAGCAAGGCTGA